The Zea mays cultivar B73 chromosome 7, Zm-B73-REFERENCE-NAM-5.0, whole genome shotgun sequence DNA segment GAGAGACTCGTCTCTAGCTCTCTGCTCCTCTCGGCTGGAGCGAGCGGTCCACTCCAGGGCTGGAGGCAGCCACAGCCAAGCCGAAGGCAACGAGTGGAGACCGGACACCGGAGCCGCGGAGCGGGAGACCATCCTTGACTTGTTTTTTCCGCCCCTTGGATGTGACGACTGACCGGATGAGACGCGCGCGGCCGCGCCTCTCCCCACTCCGCTGACCGGACCTGCGTGCCCTGCGACCGCACCAGCGCGGAGCTGCGTATCCCGCCAGCGGTGAGCCGGTGGAAGGACCCCGCCCGCCCTGctcttctctgctccaaatccaaACCAGCCTTTTTCCCCCTCCGTGCGCCCACAGCAAAGCCCGATGAGGAGACGAgagtgaagaagaagaagaaaccaCTAGGCGCGGCAAGGATTTGCTCCGAGAGGTTCGCGTTCCCCCGATTCCCTATCCTCCTCCCCTGCTCCAAGATTTTTTTCCCTTTTCCCTTTCCTTCCCTCTCCGAGCGCTTCGCTTTTGCGGGTTTTTGCCTTCTCTTTTGCACCCAatcgactctctctctctctctctctctctctctctcttcccccgaAATATTACTATTTGCCATTGCTTGCCTTGCCGCTTCCTCCGACAAGGAAGAACACTTGTTCAGGACAACCCTGGGGTGAGGGTTGGTGCGAAGTGTCTGCTCCTTGCTGTTATATCCTCCGCTAATTGCTTTGCGTCCAAGGTTGTTTAAGGTTGCACGAATTGATTGGGCAACCGGCGGTAGTACTTTTCGTGCGCAAGATTTGGTTGGTGGTGTTCTTACCCTCTCTCGCAGGAtagctgctctctctctctctctctctctctctctctctctctctctctctctctctctctctctctctctctctctctctctctctcgaagATTTTCTTTGTCGAGGGAAAAGTTGGGTTTGGGGACGACAGGACCACCGCCGCCTACATTGATGACTTCTGCTACGTACTAGTATGTGGAGTACCTCTTGTCGTGTTGAGCATGTTTCGGGTTGGACCGAGTTCAATTCGTTTCCTTACAAGCAAAGACATATATTCCCCAGGCGTACTCCCTCCAGTCCAGAACCACCGCCGGAGTATTCCGAGCGGCATTTCCTGCATAAACACCGGTGCCAATCAGGAGGGTTCTGTGTGTTTCTGTCAGTTTAGTGATAGTACTCTTCAATAGAATCGCGCGATTTTGTTCATCTGTGTCCTTTCTGAAATCATCGTTTGTCTCCGTGCAATTCTTAGGTTCCATTCCGTATCCGGATCACCGTGCGGAAATTCTTGGTTGGTATGGTATGAGTAAATGCGATCTGCAGTGACTtgtgagacaggtttctgcacatTAGATTCACGAAAAAGTTGCGACCTTTATTGCATTCAGGAGTGTTGGTCGGAACTGCCAGGTTGCCTGCCGGATTTTTACCTTTTGGTTCCGATTTGTCCCGTGCTTTTATTAGATGACGATGACATGATAATCACACTGCTGGTTGGATAATGCAGAGTGATGCGCTTAAGGATTCACGACAATGGCTTCATTGGTGCCCGGTGTCCTCGTGAAGCTCCTTCAGCATATGAACACGGATGTAAAAGTCGCCGGCGAGCATCGCTCCTCGCTCCTTCAGGTTGTCAGCATCGTCCCAGCGCTCGCCGGGAGCGATCTTTTCACCAACAAAGGCTTCTACCTCAAGGTGTCGGATTCATCCCATGCGACCTACGTTTCCCTTCCAGAGGAACAGCATGATCTCATCTTGAGCGACAAGATTCAGCTGGGCCAGTTCATCCATGTAGACCGTCTAGAGGCTGCCACTCCTGTTCCCATCCTTAGAGGAGTTCGCCCAGTTCCGGGTCGCCATGCTTGCGTTGGCACCCCTGAGGATCTTGTGGTGACCAGCTCCTCCAGTTTTCATGGCAGCAAGAAAGCGCAACCATCAAATGGAACGAATGATGCCAGCATCTTGTCGCTAGAAAAGGAAACGAGCAAATTGGAGAAAATAAATGCTTCACGTAAGCTTACCGGGACGGAAAATAAGAAGCCGATGCTCACCAAATCAAACTCTTCACTGTCAAGACAAGCTTTGAATGTGATTGGTGATAAGAAGGAAGCGGTTAAATCAAAGGTGAAGCCAGCTATTACCAGGTCTACACCTTCATCACCAACCAGTGTCTATTCTTTACCTGCGTCATTCGACAGATTCTCTAATGATCTGAAACAGAGGAACAGAGTAAAAGGAGCAGAGAAAGCTTCATCTTCTAGGCTTTCCTTGTTAGAAAAGGCTGCTTCTGTTTTGAAGGCTACTAGTGCCGGGAGAAAGCCCTCTGCTGCCAATTCGATCAGTAGCTCTGTGTTAAGTATTGGATCAGGGCCAAAGGCCTTGAGAAGAAGCTGGGAAGGAAACACGGATATTAAAGGAAAAGGCAATTCAGAATCAAAGACAGCCAAACCTGACAAGAAGTCTGATAACAAGATGCCAATGGTATGTAAAATGCTGACTCTCTCTATCATTGTATAGATAATGCATTTAGTTTGTGTCACTAGTGACCACTGTGTTCAGCCACTTTCTTCAGGCTGGTTCAACGTTTAGAATTCCCAGTGATAATGGATCATACAATCTCATAATATCTGTTTATTACTATCTTGTCGATAACATCATGTGTGGCAACTGGCAAGGAAATGTGATGGCGTTGTTCTCATTTGCACTGACCATTTATTTTTACTCAAAATTAAAAAGATAATATGAACATTCTTAATATGCAGACTCCTAGACGAAAATCACCAGTGGACCAGAAGGTGCCACCTAAAGATGATAGCCAGAAAGCTGCTAGGAAGAGCACCGCAAGTGCTCCCTCAGATGACGCTGACAAAGCAGCCAAGAAGCATATTCCTACTGTAAAGAGAACATCTGGGGTCTTAGGAAACTCGAATGTTACAAATCTAGTGAAGATTCCTCCCAACCGCAAAAAACTAACAGATATTAGCACTTCATGGACATCACTCCCTCCATCACTTGCCAAACTAGGAAAGGTATAGCTAAAATTCATTGACACAGCTGATATGATTTTAAACTTTTTGCTTGCACAGTATTAAGCATTTCTGAGTATTTGAAATTTTGAATTGCCATACCCTGTTGTCTCTGTGGCAGGAGCTTCTTAAGTACAGGGAATCGGCACAAATAGCTGCTGCTGAAGCCATGCAAGAAGCTTCCGCTGCAGAGAGCTTGCTCAGATGTTTGAGGTACTTTTTTCTTCCGGATACAAGTCCTATGGTTATGACAAGTTTTGTATGTTTTCTAACAAGTTCTAGGCACATTTTCTTATTGGTAGACTACTACGACATACTGTTTGATATATTTCCTATGACTCCGACCGATCCATTCCTTGATCCCTATCTTGTAGCTCCTAATGCTTGTATTCTTTTCTAAACAGCAACTTTATTATGTACTTAAATTGGTCAAAGCATCCCCTAGCTTCTATAGATAACTATAAAagtatgtttgatacttagatggCATCACATGCTTGATGATCTGTCTATTAAAATAAAGTAGAAGAGAATCTTATGGTTTGATTTGGAAACCTGCCATATTTTGCTAGCTTCTATCCAGCTATGCAGATGATGTGGCACCTACTGGTATCAGCGTACTCTGCTTCCAGTTAATTCA contains these protein-coding regions:
- the LOC100191399 gene encoding uncharacterized protein LOC100191399 isoform 1 (isoform 1 is encoded by transcript variant 1), which encodes MASLVPGVLVKLLQHMNTDVKVAGEHRSSLLQVVSIVPALAGSDLFTNKGFYLKVSDSSHATYVSLPEEQHDLILSDKIQLGQFIHVDRLEAATPVPILRGVRPVPGRHACVGTPEDLVVTSSSSFHGSKKAQPSNGTNDASILSLEKETSKLEKINASRKLTGTENKKPMLTKSNSSLSRQALNVIGDKKEAVKSKVKPAITRSTPSSPTSVYSLPASFDRFSNDLKQRNRVKGAEKASSSRLSLLEKAASVLKATSAGRKPSAANSISSSVLSIGSGPKALRRSWEGNTDIKGKGNSESKTAKPDKKSDNKMPMTPRRKSPVDQKVPPKDDSQKAARKSTASAPSDDADKAAKKHIPTVKRTSGVLGNSNVTNLVKIPPNRKKLTDISTSWTSLPPSLAKLGKELLKYRESAQIAAAEAMQEASAAESLLRCLRWSRTWINTFLNCLRMLLYCIMMLTDAVQEVSPAVLVAACCCLLLKVPVYLHC
- the LOC100191399 gene encoding uncharacterized protein isoform X1 — encoded protein: MASLVPGVLVKLLQHMNTDVKVAGEHRSSLLQVVSIVPALAGSDLFTNKGFYLKVSDSSHATYVSLPEEQHDLILSDKIQLGQFIHVDRLEAATPVPILRGVRPVPGRHACVGTPEDLVVTSSSSFHGSKKAQPSNGTNDASILSLEKETSKLEKINASRKLTGTENKKPMLTKSNSSLSRQALNVIGDKKEAVKSKVKPAITRSTPSSPTSVYSLPASFDRFSNDLKQRNRVKGAEKASSSRLSLLEKAASVLKATSAGRKPSAANSISSSVLSIGSGPKALRRSWEGNTDIKGKGNSESKTAKPDKKSDNKMPMTPRRKSPVDQKVPPKDDSQKAARKSTASAPSDDADKAAKKHIPTVKRTSGVLGNSNVTNLVKIPPNRKKLTDISTSWTSLPPSLAKLGKELLKYRESAQIAAAEAMQEASAAESLLRCLSSYAEVSSTAEEHNPQPAVEKFFTLHAALSRATVITDTLTKSATSAASPDCSAASDAGTVGSATDEETAAVTAERRRRATSWVSAALATDLSAFGIYNLKPVPATVSSPLAVVVVDESAKPATAAATATKSSPSPKSRMSPAKGKARTGAATAAAAALTKTSAPTEWERGEGAEERGELAKRLGEESRGWFLGFVERFLDSDVAASAPWDRERAARMLPQLKRVNDWLGEIAKRSETQSLPPADADGEATTTSTAPVPPNDGCGVPEETIERLRKKIYEYLLTNVDSAAAMLGGGGGSAAAALTNGKKG